A stretch of the Acidobacteriota bacterium genome encodes the following:
- a CDS encoding MBL fold metallo-hydrolase, with product MHVAARIVLFALFLSLAVPCLATVASPGPFVVMELADGVWLYRAPDDNPRLSNSLVVERSDGLLVVDSQPTPVSAGLFRKQLATQLDAPIRYLVLSHPHAEAAGGASGFDDTGALLIGSSAFNRTMKDPESDFGAECRDKIGDGWVDPPRRSATLEILSSTRLDDERNTVDLLPLKRGHSRGDMTVSLPDLRLLYIGGVIYPDRNPYMRDGSAEGSLRFFNSLIRDKYATIVGIHGDPIAELELKRLRDGLAWLRGRITYHFVQKVAEAEIADKVLNDEGIEEQFNMDARPNFVRSVVESAITEMISDRKSRGYNSP from the coding sequence ATGCATGTTGCAGCCCGAATCGTTCTATTTGCGTTGTTCCTGAGCCTTGCCGTCCCGTGCCTGGCGACGGTGGCGTCTCCAGGTCCATTCGTCGTGATGGAGTTGGCAGACGGTGTCTGGCTCTACCGCGCCCCCGACGACAACCCTCGACTGAGTAACTCCCTGGTCGTCGAGCGGTCCGACGGCCTCCTGGTCGTCGATAGCCAGCCGACGCCCGTGTCCGCCGGTTTATTCAGGAAACAACTGGCGACACAACTCGACGCACCCATCCGCTACCTGGTGCTGTCCCATCCCCATGCGGAAGCGGCGGGAGGCGCCAGCGGATTCGACGACACCGGCGCTCTGCTCATCGGCTCCAGCGCCTTTAACCGCACGATGAAAGATCCCGAGTCCGACTTCGGCGCCGAGTGTCGCGACAAGATCGGCGATGGATGGGTCGACCCGCCGCGTCGGTCGGCCACCCTGGAGATTCTCTCCAGCACGCGTCTGGATGACGAGCGCAACACGGTCGATCTTCTCCCGCTCAAGCGCGGACACAGCCGGGGTGACATGACCGTGTCGCTCCCGGATCTGCGGCTGCTCTACATCGGTGGCGTGATCTACCCGGATCGGAATCCGTACATGAGGGACGGGTCGGCAGAGGGCAGCCTACGATTCTTCAACTCGCTCATTCGCGACAAGTACGCAACGATCGTCGGAATCCACGGGGACCCGATCGCCGAACTGGAACTGAAGCGACTGCGCGATGGACTCGCGTGGCTACGCGGCCGCATTACCTACCACTTCGTCCAGAAGGTGGCCGAGGCCGAGATCGCCGACAAGGTTCTGAACGACGAAGGGATCGAAGAACAATTCAACATGGACGCCCG